A single Triticum dicoccoides isolate Atlit2015 ecotype Zavitan chromosome 2A, WEW_v2.0, whole genome shotgun sequence DNA region contains:
- the LOC119358130 gene encoding LOW QUALITY PROTEIN: uncharacterized protein LOC119358130 (The sequence of the model RefSeq protein was modified relative to this genomic sequence to represent the inferred CDS: deleted 2 bases in 1 codon; substituted 1 base at 1 genomic stop codon), with amino-acid sequence MATRAEPKVEVKVFVDEENSRVVFAESGREFVDVLFGFLTPPLGTIVRLLGKQAQAGCLDELYKSVEGLPTRLFRTEACKTMLLSPINAAAKQCCQLKVRVDDTKHREVYVCADTSCCACXRRLQHAEGAFSSVRGAVCKCGKAMFQLAGERPENDGSTSAAGAGDSDVGVFVKEDVKFIVTDDFHVAPASTSLMLSILEKFEVQDLSCLEQRTLQLSSDKMISLLKRSLTSKNPLTGHYFDLPIAPDDSVTYMLPENLHPQHENDDDHTLNNVKIKVLQTKDNSSVLYAEAGADFVDLLLGLLSIPLGSIVKRYGKCTSKGCVDNLYSSIGGFAEEFLRPGCQILLLSPNLPPFFGCGTSKMLQVEELSPYKQDIDGRIKCFKIGGFRDLARCWEKHYVYNGLENVYTYKNCRADVKKSSLFEWNPKLPKGEESGTGEPYVKQGPQSFMVSNDLHVLPLSLASTLRVISEAKIQRKDLVEKELALTKPQIMELLKAALVTRKALSCALLPPKEPAPKNMKKLHHQSFGLY; translated from the exons ATGGcgacgagagcagaaccgaaggtcGAGGTGAAGGTTTTCGTGGACGAGGAGAACAGCAGGGTGGTCTtcgcggagtccggcagggagttcgTCGACGTGCTCTTCGGCTTCCTCACGCCGCCTCTCGGCACCATCGTTCGCCTCCTCGGCAAGCAGGCCCAGGCCGGGTGCCTGGACGAGCTCTACAAGAGCGTGGAGGGGCTCCCCACAAGGCTCTTCAGAACTGAGGCCTGCAAGACGATGCTTCTCAGTCCCATCAACGCTGCGGCGAAGCAGTGCTGTCAGCTCAAGGTCAGAGTGGACGACACCAAGCACAGGGAGGTCTATGTCTGCGCTGACACGAGCTGCTGCGCG TGCTGAAGGCGCCTTCAGCATGCTGAAGGCGCCTTCAGCTCCGTCCGCGGCGCTGTCTGCAAATGCGGCAAGGCCATGTTCCAGCTCGCCGGGGAGAGGCCGGAGAACGATGGTAGCACTAGCGCTGCTGGTGCTGGCGATTCTGATGTCGGTGTTTTTGTTAAAGAGGACGTGAAGTTCATCGTCACCGATGATTTTCATGTGGCACCGGCCTCAACGTCTCTCATGTTATCCATTTTGGAGAAGTTTGAAGTTCAGGATCTCTCCTGTCTTGAGCAGAGGACTCTCCAGCTTAGTTCAGACAAG ATGATTAGCCTGCTCAAGAGATCATTAACGTCGAAGAACCCTTTAACCGGTCACTATTTTGATCTTCCCATCGCGCCTGATGACTCAGTCACATATATGCTCCCTGAGAACTTGCATCCTCAACATGAAAACGATGATGATCACACCCTAAACAATGTTAAGATTAAGGTTCTTCAGACCAAGGACAATTCATCGGTGTTGTACGCTGAAGCTGGTGCCGATTTTGTGGATCTTCTCTTGGGATTGCTAAGCATACCACTGGGATCCATAGTGAAAAGGTATGGGAAGTGCACATCAAAAGGATGTGTGGACAATCTTTACAGTAGCATAGGTGGATTTGCTGAAGAATTCTTGAGGCCAGGGTGCCAGATCTTGCTACTGTCCCCAAACCTGCCACCCTTCTTCGGTTGCGGCACTAGTAAGATGCTTCAGGTTGAAGAACTATCTCCTTATAAGCAAGATATCgatggccgcatcaagtgcttcaagATCGGCGGTTTCAGGGATCTTGCACGTTGCTGGGAGAAGCATTATGTTTACAACGGTTTAGAAAATGTATATACATATAAGAATTGCCGTGCTGATGTAAAGAAATCAAGCCTTTTTGAGTGGAACCCAAAACTACCAAAGGGAGAAGAAAGTGGCACTGGAGAACCATATGTCAAGCAGGGGCCTCAGAGCTTCATGGTTAGTAACGATCTACATGTCCTTCCTCTGTCCTTAGCAAGCACTCTACGGGTCATTAGTGAAGCCAAGATTCAGAGAAAGGACCTTGTGGAGAAAGAGCTCGCTCTCACAAAACCCCAG ATTATGGAGCTACTGAAAGCTGCCTTGGTGACTCGCAAAGCTCTCAGCTGTGCGCTTCTGCCTCCCAAGGAGCCTGCTCCCAAGAATATGAAGAAGCTGCATCACCAGAGCTTCGGTCTATATTGA
- the LOC119356364 gene encoding CO(2)-response secreted protease-like isoform X1, giving the protein MWFPLCFVVVVALLVAPGGCRGESGSQVYVVYMGAVPPRTSPDFLRQSHLRLVGTILKSRRGKLAQSVVVQQYKHGFSGFAARLSKDEAAALRRKPGVVSVFADPVYQLHTTRSWDFLQQTDVKIDSAKRRSPRPTAASTSAPTTETIIGLLDSGIWPESPSFDDAGFGPVPTKWKGVCMAGDDFNSSNCNKKLIGARYYDLGEVDGGRTRSSSGSPRDAAGHGTHTSSTAAGNAVTGASYYGLAQGTAKGGSAASRVAMYRVCSDEGCAGSAILAGFDDAIGDGVDIISVSLGASPYFSPDFSEDPIAIGSFHAVAKGVMVVCSAGNAGPEASTVVNAAPWIMTVAATTIDRDFESDVVLGGNSTAVKGGAINFSNLDKSPKYPLIAGASAKSSSASSTSDSASHCEPGTLDASKIKGKIVLCNHSQSDTSKMVKVDELQSAGAVGAILVNDFGRAVTTAYLDFPVTEITSAAAADLHKYIASTSDPVATITPTITVTEYKPAPVVAYFSSRGPSAQTGNILKPDVAAPGVNILASWIPTTSLPADQKQPSQFNLVSGTSMACPHVAGAAATVKAWNPTWSPAAIRSAIMTTATQLNNDKAPMTTDAGTAATPFDYGAGQVNPTGALDPGLVYDLAADDYLSFLCNYGYGASQIKLITSPPAAFSCAGNASKDLISDLNYPSIAVTGLGAGASRTVTREVTNVGAQEEATYTVAVSAPAGLDVKVAPSKLQFTGSVKKLAFQVTFSGKNTAAKAALIGSITWSDGKHTVHSPFAVSS; this is encoded by the exons GGGAGGGTGCCGGGGCGAGAGCGGGAGCCAGGTGTACGTGGTGTACATGGGCGCCGTGCCGCCACGGACCTCGCCTGACTTCCTCCGCCAGAGCCACCTCCGCCTCGTCGGCACCATTCTCAAGAG CCGCAGGGGGAAGCTGGCGCAGAGCGTAGTGGTGCAGCAGTACAAGCACGGCTTCTCGGGGTTCGCGGCGCGGCTGTCCAAGGACGAGGCCGCCGCGCTGAGGCGCAAGCCCGGCGTGGTCTCCGTGTTCGCCGACCCCGTGTACCAGCTCCACACCACCAGGTCCTGGGACTTCCTGCAGCAGACGGACGTCAAGATCGACTCGGCTAAGCGGCGCTCGCCCAGACCCACGGCGGCGTCGACGTCGGCGCCCACCACCGAGACCATCATCGGCCTCCTCGACTCCGGCATCTGGCCCGAGTCCCCCAGCTTCGACGACGCCGGCTTCGGGCCCGTCCCGACCAAGTGGAAGGGCGTCTGCATGGCCGGGGACGACTTCAACTCCTCCAACTGCAACAA GAAGCTGATCGGAGCGAGGTACTACGACCTCGGCGAGGTGGACGGCGGCCGGACCCGGAGCAGCAGCGGCTCGCCGCGGGACGCGGCGGGGCACGGGACGCACACGTCGTCCACGGCGGCTGGGAACGCGGTGACCGGCGCCTCGTACTACGGGCTGGCCCAGGGCACCGCCAAGGGGGGATCGGCCGCGTCGAGGGTGGCCATGTACCGCGTCTGCTCGGACGAAGGCTGCGCCGGGTCGGCCATCCTCGCCGGCTTCGACGACGCCATCGGCGACGGCGTCGACATCATCTCGGTCTCGCTCGGCGCGTCGCCCTACTTCTCCCCGGACTTCTCCGAGGACCCCATCGCCATCGGCTCGTTCCACGCCGTGGCGAAGGGCGTCATGGTGGTGTGCTCGGCCGGCAACGCCGGGCCGGAGGCCTCCACGGTGGTGAACGCGGCGCCGTGGATCATgacggtggcggccacgaccatcgACCGCGACTTCGAGTCGGACGTCGTGCTGGGTGGAAATAGCACCGCTGTCAAG GGTGGGGCTATAAACTTTTCCAACCTGGACAAATCCCCGAAGTACCCGTTGATCGCAGGAGCATCAGCAAAGTCTAGTTCAGCTTCTAGTACTTCTGACTCCGCAAG TCACTGCGAGCCCGGCACCCTGGATGCcagcaagatcaagggcaagatcgtgCTGTGCAACCACTCGCAGAGCGACACGTCTAAGATGGTGAAGGTGGACGAGCTCCAGAGCGCCGGGGCGGTGGGGGCCATCCTGGTGAACGACTTCGGGAGGGCGGTCACCACCGCCTACCTCGACTTCCCCGTCACGGAGatcacctccgccgccgcggccgacCTTCACAAGTACATTGCCTCCACCAG TGACCCTGTCGCGACGATCACTCCGACGATCACCGTGACGGAGTACAAGCCGGCGCCCGTCGTGGCCTACTTCTCATCCAGGGGCCCGTCGGCGCAAACCGGCAACATCCTCAAG CCGGACGTGGCTGCCCCGGGGGTGAACATCCTTGCGTCGTGGATCCCAACGACGTCACTTCCGGCCGACCAGAAGCAGCCGTCGCAGTTCAACCTCGTCTCCGGGACGTCCATGGCCTGCCCCCACGTCGCCGGGGCCGCGGCCACCGTCAAGGCCTGGAACCCGACATGGAGCCCGGCCGCCATCCGGTCAGCCATCATGACAACAG CAACTCAGCTGAACAACGACAAGGCTCCAATGACGACCGACGCAGGGACGGCGGCGACGCCGTTCGACTACGGCGCAGGGCAGGTGAACCCGACCGGCGCGCTGGACCCCGGGCTGGTGTACGACCTCGCGGCGGACGACTACCTGAGCTTCCTCTGCAACTACGGCTACGGCGCGTCCCAGATCAAGCTCATCACCTCCCCTCCGGCCGCCTTCAGCTGCGCCGGCAACGCCAGCAAGGACCTCATCTCCGACCTCAACTACCCGTCGATCGCCGTCACGGGGCTCGGCGCCGGCGCCAGCAGGACAGTGACCCGTGAGGTCACCAACGTCGGAGCGCAGGAAGAAGCCACATATACCGTCGCCGTCAGCGCGCCGGCCGGTCTGGATGTGAAGGTCGCGCCCAGCAAGCTCCAGTTCACCGGCAGCGTGAAGAAGCTGGCTTTCCAGGTCACCTTCTCTGGCAAGAACACAGCGGCCAAGGCCGCCCTCATAGGCTCCATAACATGGTCAGATGGAAAACATACAGTCCATAGCCCATTCGCGGTCAGCAGCTGA
- the LOC119356364 gene encoding CO(2)-response secreted protease-like isoform X2 has protein sequence MWFPLCFVVVVALLVAPGGCRGESGSQVYVVYMGAVPPRTSPDFLRQSHLRLVGTILKRGKLAQSVVVQQYKHGFSGFAARLSKDEAAALRRKPGVVSVFADPVYQLHTTRSWDFLQQTDVKIDSAKRRSPRPTAASTSAPTTETIIGLLDSGIWPESPSFDDAGFGPVPTKWKGVCMAGDDFNSSNCNKKLIGARYYDLGEVDGGRTRSSSGSPRDAAGHGTHTSSTAAGNAVTGASYYGLAQGTAKGGSAASRVAMYRVCSDEGCAGSAILAGFDDAIGDGVDIISVSLGASPYFSPDFSEDPIAIGSFHAVAKGVMVVCSAGNAGPEASTVVNAAPWIMTVAATTIDRDFESDVVLGGNSTAVKGGAINFSNLDKSPKYPLIAGASAKSSSASSTSDSASHCEPGTLDASKIKGKIVLCNHSQSDTSKMVKVDELQSAGAVGAILVNDFGRAVTTAYLDFPVTEITSAAAADLHKYIASTSDPVATITPTITVTEYKPAPVVAYFSSRGPSAQTGNILKPDVAAPGVNILASWIPTTSLPADQKQPSQFNLVSGTSMACPHVAGAAATVKAWNPTWSPAAIRSAIMTTATQLNNDKAPMTTDAGTAATPFDYGAGQVNPTGALDPGLVYDLAADDYLSFLCNYGYGASQIKLITSPPAAFSCAGNASKDLISDLNYPSIAVTGLGAGASRTVTREVTNVGAQEEATYTVAVSAPAGLDVKVAPSKLQFTGSVKKLAFQVTFSGKNTAAKAALIGSITWSDGKHTVHSPFAVSS, from the exons GGGAGGGTGCCGGGGCGAGAGCGGGAGCCAGGTGTACGTGGTGTACATGGGCGCCGTGCCGCCACGGACCTCGCCTGACTTCCTCCGCCAGAGCCACCTCCGCCTCGTCGGCACCATTCTCAAGAG GGGGAAGCTGGCGCAGAGCGTAGTGGTGCAGCAGTACAAGCACGGCTTCTCGGGGTTCGCGGCGCGGCTGTCCAAGGACGAGGCCGCCGCGCTGAGGCGCAAGCCCGGCGTGGTCTCCGTGTTCGCCGACCCCGTGTACCAGCTCCACACCACCAGGTCCTGGGACTTCCTGCAGCAGACGGACGTCAAGATCGACTCGGCTAAGCGGCGCTCGCCCAGACCCACGGCGGCGTCGACGTCGGCGCCCACCACCGAGACCATCATCGGCCTCCTCGACTCCGGCATCTGGCCCGAGTCCCCCAGCTTCGACGACGCCGGCTTCGGGCCCGTCCCGACCAAGTGGAAGGGCGTCTGCATGGCCGGGGACGACTTCAACTCCTCCAACTGCAACAA GAAGCTGATCGGAGCGAGGTACTACGACCTCGGCGAGGTGGACGGCGGCCGGACCCGGAGCAGCAGCGGCTCGCCGCGGGACGCGGCGGGGCACGGGACGCACACGTCGTCCACGGCGGCTGGGAACGCGGTGACCGGCGCCTCGTACTACGGGCTGGCCCAGGGCACCGCCAAGGGGGGATCGGCCGCGTCGAGGGTGGCCATGTACCGCGTCTGCTCGGACGAAGGCTGCGCCGGGTCGGCCATCCTCGCCGGCTTCGACGACGCCATCGGCGACGGCGTCGACATCATCTCGGTCTCGCTCGGCGCGTCGCCCTACTTCTCCCCGGACTTCTCCGAGGACCCCATCGCCATCGGCTCGTTCCACGCCGTGGCGAAGGGCGTCATGGTGGTGTGCTCGGCCGGCAACGCCGGGCCGGAGGCCTCCACGGTGGTGAACGCGGCGCCGTGGATCATgacggtggcggccacgaccatcgACCGCGACTTCGAGTCGGACGTCGTGCTGGGTGGAAATAGCACCGCTGTCAAG GGTGGGGCTATAAACTTTTCCAACCTGGACAAATCCCCGAAGTACCCGTTGATCGCAGGAGCATCAGCAAAGTCTAGTTCAGCTTCTAGTACTTCTGACTCCGCAAG TCACTGCGAGCCCGGCACCCTGGATGCcagcaagatcaagggcaagatcgtgCTGTGCAACCACTCGCAGAGCGACACGTCTAAGATGGTGAAGGTGGACGAGCTCCAGAGCGCCGGGGCGGTGGGGGCCATCCTGGTGAACGACTTCGGGAGGGCGGTCACCACCGCCTACCTCGACTTCCCCGTCACGGAGatcacctccgccgccgcggccgacCTTCACAAGTACATTGCCTCCACCAG TGACCCTGTCGCGACGATCACTCCGACGATCACCGTGACGGAGTACAAGCCGGCGCCCGTCGTGGCCTACTTCTCATCCAGGGGCCCGTCGGCGCAAACCGGCAACATCCTCAAG CCGGACGTGGCTGCCCCGGGGGTGAACATCCTTGCGTCGTGGATCCCAACGACGTCACTTCCGGCCGACCAGAAGCAGCCGTCGCAGTTCAACCTCGTCTCCGGGACGTCCATGGCCTGCCCCCACGTCGCCGGGGCCGCGGCCACCGTCAAGGCCTGGAACCCGACATGGAGCCCGGCCGCCATCCGGTCAGCCATCATGACAACAG CAACTCAGCTGAACAACGACAAGGCTCCAATGACGACCGACGCAGGGACGGCGGCGACGCCGTTCGACTACGGCGCAGGGCAGGTGAACCCGACCGGCGCGCTGGACCCCGGGCTGGTGTACGACCTCGCGGCGGACGACTACCTGAGCTTCCTCTGCAACTACGGCTACGGCGCGTCCCAGATCAAGCTCATCACCTCCCCTCCGGCCGCCTTCAGCTGCGCCGGCAACGCCAGCAAGGACCTCATCTCCGACCTCAACTACCCGTCGATCGCCGTCACGGGGCTCGGCGCCGGCGCCAGCAGGACAGTGACCCGTGAGGTCACCAACGTCGGAGCGCAGGAAGAAGCCACATATACCGTCGCCGTCAGCGCGCCGGCCGGTCTGGATGTGAAGGTCGCGCCCAGCAAGCTCCAGTTCACCGGCAGCGTGAAGAAGCTGGCTTTCCAGGTCACCTTCTCTGGCAAGAACACAGCGGCCAAGGCCGCCCTCATAGGCTCCATAACATGGTCAGATGGAAAACATACAGTCCATAGCCCATTCGCGGTCAGCAGCTGA